From a single Corynebacterium kroppenstedtii DSM 44385 genomic region:
- a CDS encoding lactate/malate family dehydrogenase, with the protein MHSTKLVVVGLGHVGSSVVTFAMASGLYSEIAVIDTKEGLALGEGLDHSQSTGVPGTTNTYIHEGTYDDTRDADVIICAAGASIVPDPDRPDYVPPRSLLAKVGAQAARDVMKNVSERTKEPVIIFITNPLDAVVHIASTEFDYPASKVLGTGTMLDSARLRWTVAQELGIDPKSVTGYMMGEHGTTAVPILSNLNVQGVSWSELERWSGKDLPSRDDIKQRVVDSAYDVFFAKGWTDAGVARSANVLARSVLLNERSVHPVCSRLDGEYGLGDISMSVPAVLGSEGLIRRLPPIVDAWEQEKLEESADSIRAVYAEATSESDEGGETSATSEEA; encoded by the coding sequence ATGCATTCAACGAAACTTGTGGTGGTAGGCCTAGGCCACGTGGGCTCGTCCGTGGTCACCTTTGCGATGGCGTCGGGGTTGTACTCCGAGATCGCCGTTATTGATACGAAGGAGGGGCTGGCTCTCGGCGAGGGGCTCGACCACTCCCAGTCAACCGGCGTGCCCGGGACAACGAATACGTACATTCATGAGGGCACCTACGACGACACTCGCGACGCCGACGTGATCATTTGCGCAGCTGGGGCGTCGATTGTGCCTGACCCGGACCGCCCGGATTACGTTCCTCCCCGTTCGCTCCTGGCCAAGGTGGGGGCCCAGGCCGCTCGCGACGTCATGAAGAATGTGTCCGAGCGCACCAAGGAGCCTGTCATCATTTTCATCACGAATCCTTTGGATGCCGTGGTCCATATTGCGTCGACGGAATTCGATTACCCGGCGTCGAAAGTGTTAGGTACCGGAACCATGCTTGACTCGGCGCGGCTGCGCTGGACTGTTGCGCAGGAGCTCGGCATCGACCCGAAGTCGGTGACCGGCTACATGATGGGCGAGCACGGGACGACAGCGGTGCCGATCCTGTCGAACCTCAATGTGCAGGGCGTTTCCTGGTCTGAGCTGGAGCGTTGGAGTGGCAAGGATCTGCCGTCGCGCGACGACATTAAGCAGCGGGTCGTTGATTCGGCTTACGACGTTTTCTTTGCGAAGGGATGGACCGACGCGGGTGTGGCTCGCTCCGCCAACGTGCTGGCCAGGTCCGTTCTGCTGAACGAGCGCTCCGTCCACCCGGTCTGCTCGCGCCTCGATGGCGAGTACGGCCTGGGTGATATCTCCATGTCGGTGCCGGCGGTGTTGGGTTCCGAGGGGCTGATTCGTCGCCTTCCTCCGATTGTCGACGCTTGGGAGCAGGAGAAATTAGAGGAGTCGGCTGATTCTATCCGCGCCGTGTATGCCGAGGCGACCAGCGAGAGCGACGAGGGTGGCGAAACGAGCGCGACCAGCGAGGAGGCCTAG
- a CDS encoding ABC transporter permease — MNSTRSMPTTPLQNTLPHARSTQDTTESRQRSGFTSTMLYSWHYFTELLRRPETLVFCLILPAALYLMFGTATENSDSALREGNVAAFIMTGMGLYGSAIAMTSIFGSATQARQEGWNRQLHLAGLTTTQSVAGTIIAMVAFAALPILVTFATALATGSQFDHVWQWIATGVLSWLVTLPFAVYGLAAALWLRTETATGISSGSLVILAFFGGVFMPLQGTLFDISRFTPFYGPITIAHWPQMAGDQFGSNGNLIMSESPVFAFSVTLMWTAIFALLCVAGARRAIKK; from the coding sequence ATGAATTCCACACGCTCAATGCCGACAACGCCATTACAAAACACGCTGCCTCACGCACGTTCAACGCAGGACACGACAGAATCCCGACAGCGTTCAGGTTTCACGTCGACAATGTTGTACAGCTGGCACTATTTCACGGAGCTGCTTCGTCGGCCAGAAACGCTTGTTTTCTGCCTAATCCTTCCGGCGGCTCTATACCTGATGTTCGGGACGGCCACGGAGAACTCAGACTCCGCGCTCAGGGAGGGCAACGTGGCGGCGTTCATCATGACGGGGATGGGGCTCTATGGATCCGCCATCGCCATGACCTCGATCTTTGGTAGCGCGACGCAGGCTCGTCAGGAGGGGTGGAACCGCCAACTTCACCTCGCGGGGCTCACCACGACGCAGTCCGTGGCTGGGACAATTATCGCTATGGTCGCGTTCGCGGCTCTCCCCATCCTGGTGACGTTCGCCACCGCGCTCGCAACGGGTTCCCAGTTCGACCATGTATGGCAGTGGATAGCAACGGGCGTCCTGAGCTGGCTCGTTACTCTCCCATTCGCTGTTTATGGCCTCGCCGCTGCACTCTGGCTGCGCACGGAAACAGCAACGGGCATCTCCTCAGGATCACTGGTCATTCTGGCGTTTTTCGGTGGAGTATTCATGCCCCTGCAGGGAACGCTTTTCGACATTTCGCGTTTCACACCGTTCTACGGGCCAATCACCATCGCACACTGGCCACAGATGGCAGGCGATCAATTCGGCAGCAACGGCAACCTCATCATGAGTGAATCTCCGGTTTTCGCGTTCTCCGTTACACTCATGTGGACCGCGATCTTCGCCCTCCTGTGCGTCGCAGGGGCACGAAGAGCCATCAAGAAATAA
- a CDS encoding ABC transporter ATP-binding protein — translation MTSSCTAIEVHDVTRKFGATTAVDGVSLSVDAGEVVAVLGPNGAGKSTLLDLILGLSQPDTGAISVYGHTPASAVRAGLVGAALQDGGLPSTMTVERMVRTLTSVHPQRLNPSAVLCDPSLNRLRKRKIGKLSGGQRQRLRLALATMSDPRVLILDEPSSGLDVTTRSELWSGIQSMADDGITVLFATHYLTEAERYADRVIVLNAGKIVADGTPEQLTSCYPTIIRASLTIADDEGARNSSAPGSAVSADEMATPGATQTEATQPSAAMTADDHIDARIKACLAADDTYERHGDEVIIHTTNPDQVLLHTLQQKLLIHPTVNRAALDDAFSELTR, via the coding sequence ATGACCAGTTCATGCACCGCCATCGAAGTCCACGACGTCACTCGCAAGTTCGGGGCAACTACCGCAGTCGACGGTGTTTCGCTATCGGTTGATGCCGGCGAAGTCGTTGCCGTACTCGGGCCCAATGGCGCAGGTAAATCGACACTTCTTGACCTCATCCTGGGTCTCTCCCAACCCGACACCGGCGCGATCTCCGTGTACGGCCACACCCCAGCGAGCGCAGTGCGCGCCGGGCTTGTCGGTGCCGCGCTTCAAGACGGCGGCCTACCCAGCACCATGACCGTCGAGAGAATGGTGCGGACACTCACCTCCGTTCACCCCCAACGCCTGAACCCCAGCGCGGTCCTGTGCGATCCCTCCCTCAACCGGCTGAGGAAACGCAAAATCGGGAAGCTCTCCGGGGGTCAGCGCCAACGACTGCGGCTGGCTTTAGCCACCATGTCGGACCCGCGGGTCCTTATTCTCGACGAGCCCAGCTCTGGGCTAGATGTCACAACACGGTCTGAGCTGTGGAGCGGCATCCAATCCATGGCCGACGACGGCATCACCGTGCTCTTCGCCACACATTACCTCACGGAGGCGGAGCGATATGCCGACCGGGTTATCGTCCTGAACGCTGGAAAAATTGTTGCCGACGGGACACCGGAGCAGCTGACCTCGTGTTATCCGACAATCATTCGCGCTTCACTGACCATTGCCGACGACGAGGGTGCGCGGAATAGTTCAGCGCCCGGATCTGCAGTCAGCGCGGACGAGATGGCTACGCCCGGCGCGACGCAAACCGAAGCGACACAGCCTAGCGCTGCTATGACCGCCGATGATCATATCGACGCTCGTATTAAAGCGTGCCTCGCTGCAGACGACACTTATGAGCGGCACGGCGACGAGGTCATCATCCACACGACCAACCCTGACCAGGTTTTACTCCACACGCTGCAGCAAAAGTTGCTCATCCACCCCACGGTGAATCGCGCTGCGCTCGACGATGCGTTCAGTGAACTCACCCGATGA
- a CDS encoding response regulator transcription factor, translating to MSTDKADGNAIRVFIVDDQSLIVSALESLLTLERDIDVVGTATDAHDLTHRIADSHADVALIDIEMPGIDGIQATADLTEHGHCRVIIVTTFGRPGYLQRALNAGARGFVVKDSPVETLTSAIRDVYAGETIIPLQLHDKVRATGDNPLTARERDVLRKALTGATIASIASTLFLSPGTVRNHISRAIAKTNTTTRAEAATVARDAGWL from the coding sequence ATGAGCACCGACAAAGCCGACGGCAACGCCATCCGCGTCTTCATCGTGGACGATCAATCGCTCATTGTGAGTGCTCTCGAGTCGCTCCTCACTCTGGAGCGCGATATCGACGTCGTCGGGACCGCAACAGACGCACATGACCTTACCCATCGCATTGCTGACAGCCACGCCGATGTTGCACTCATCGACATCGAAATGCCAGGTATCGATGGTATTCAAGCCACCGCGGATCTCACCGAGCACGGCCACTGCCGCGTCATCATCGTCACGACTTTCGGCCGGCCCGGATACCTGCAACGGGCGCTCAACGCGGGCGCGCGTGGTTTCGTCGTTAAGGACTCACCCGTAGAAACGTTGACCAGTGCGATCCGGGACGTCTATGCAGGCGAAACCATCATTCCCCTGCAACTTCATGACAAAGTGCGCGCCACCGGGGACAATCCGCTCACCGCACGCGAACGCGATGTGCTCCGCAAAGCGCTCACGGGAGCGACGATCGCGAGCATAGCATCGACGCTGTTCCTCTCCCCTGGCACCGTTCGCAATCACATATCCCGAGCCATCGCGAAAACTAACACCACCACCCGCGCTGAAGCAGCTACCGTCGCACGCGACGCCGGCTGGTTGTGA
- the thiD gene encoding bifunctional hydroxymethylpyrimidine kinase/phosphomethylpyrimidine kinase, which produces MTSSSSPIPVVLTIAGSDSSGGAGIQADLKTISALGGYGCVAITAVTAQNTRGVDAAEYMSPEFVAQQIRSVADDYPIDAIKIGMVGSSSIADAIVAELTALSFAGPVVWDPVMVASSGSSLVDDETTATSGFVDLARRADALTPNGRELVGLCDMAGVAVPATLRKHLDAIDSQGSDSGDPGASAAVGDHSEESVGPGEEHTSKSENNVCNENVGNDEEAAADSSALTSTIAEAASALSEALGTVIVVTGGPDNGFGDDGPKVTEVVADREQTALLSHDRVATTNTHGTGCTFSSALATFAARRVHQADTSADPDSHPGVSACDWRAAVHDAATWTRRALVAADTLDFAIGLHRNRDSSGTPEPAHVNGNAPLDHFWEHR; this is translated from the coding sequence ATGACCTCTTCCTCCTCACCCATACCCGTCGTCCTGACCATCGCCGGCTCCGACTCCTCCGGCGGCGCTGGAATCCAAGCCGACCTCAAAACCATCTCCGCACTGGGCGGCTACGGCTGCGTCGCCATCACCGCCGTGACCGCGCAAAACACACGAGGCGTCGACGCCGCCGAATACATGAGCCCGGAATTCGTCGCCCAGCAAATTCGATCAGTAGCCGACGATTACCCGATTGATGCGATCAAAATCGGGATGGTCGGCAGTTCTTCCATTGCCGACGCCATTGTCGCGGAGCTCACCGCGCTATCATTTGCTGGACCGGTGGTGTGGGATCCGGTGATGGTGGCCTCCAGTGGTAGCTCGCTTGTCGACGACGAAACGACGGCGACCAGCGGATTTGTTGACCTTGCCCGACGTGCGGACGCGTTGACTCCCAACGGGCGCGAGCTCGTCGGGCTGTGCGACATGGCGGGGGTAGCGGTGCCCGCGACGCTTCGGAAGCACCTTGACGCTATTGATTCTCAGGGTTCGGATAGCGGTGACCCAGGCGCGTCGGCTGCAGTTGGAGACCACAGCGAAGAAAGTGTTGGCCCCGGTGAAGAGCACACCAGTAAAAGCGAAAACAATGTCTGCAATGAAAATGTCGGTAATGATGAGGAAGCCGCGGCAGATAGCTCAGCCCTGACGTCGACAATTGCGGAGGCAGCGTCGGCGTTGTCGGAGGCTTTGGGGACGGTCATTGTTGTGACCGGCGGCCCCGATAATGGCTTCGGCGATGATGGGCCGAAGGTCACCGAGGTTGTTGCCGATCGCGAGCAGACGGCGTTGCTGAGCCACGACCGGGTGGCGACGACGAATACGCACGGGACAGGCTGCACGTTTAGTTCGGCCCTGGCCACGTTCGCGGCTCGACGGGTTCATCAGGCCGACACCTCGGCGGACCCCGATTCGCATCCCGGCGTATCCGCCTGCGATTGGCGAGCCGCAGTCCACGATGCAGCGACCTGGACGCGCCGGGCGTTAGTCGCGGCGGACACCCTTGACTTCGCGATCGGGCTCCACCGCAACAGGGATAGCAGCGGTACGCCCGAGCCGGCTCACGTGAACGGGAATGCGCCTTTGGACCACTTTTGGGAGCATCGCTAA
- a CDS encoding sensor histidine kinase yields the protein MARPHPRTWRNTELLYPAVWLIYLTFPLGTCLTADASIFARIIASILVIAFGVVYLSVYRYAHKFEDNKALKLWGVTGILIAIGAVTYPVTGLSSVCFIPYICALWVFIRSGRQGIITGILVSTVLVICVLIASPQLHGQTMPIVLAVGVGVAIVIGVGVAHADEERRRELERQLDRAHQREAYATAMHDVLSHSLTVIAVKAQLASRLLDAEADKACKDKARGEIDDIYELSHSALNDMRSALDELAPPSLTETVEEAQAVCTSAGISLGTHIGNDIPPATASLYAAIVKEATTNILRHSGALSASITATPARLIIADDGHGFEQEKRRAIKELHDEENDAQQHGLNNVKQHGLEGMKRRAHNIGASFSIRSTPGEGTTVTVETAPGKTARRKTTPRRATPKETKPQERES from the coding sequence ATGGCCCGACCACACCCCCGCACCTGGAGGAACACCGAGCTTCTGTATCCCGCCGTGTGGCTCATCTACCTGACCTTCCCTCTTGGGACATGTCTCACCGCCGACGCCAGCATATTTGCTCGGATTATCGCGTCGATACTGGTCATAGCTTTCGGCGTCGTATACCTCAGCGTCTACCGGTATGCGCACAAATTCGAGGACAACAAGGCGCTCAAACTGTGGGGTGTCACGGGGATCCTTATTGCCATCGGTGCGGTAACTTACCCCGTCACTGGCCTATCTTCTGTGTGTTTCATTCCATATATCTGTGCACTGTGGGTCTTTATCCGATCCGGTCGGCAAGGGATCATAACAGGGATTCTCGTATCGACGGTTCTCGTCATCTGCGTTCTTATCGCCTCCCCGCAGCTTCACGGTCAGACGATGCCCATCGTCCTTGCCGTCGGAGTGGGTGTCGCGATAGTCATTGGAGTAGGAGTCGCCCACGCCGACGAAGAACGACGCCGGGAACTCGAGCGCCAGCTGGACCGCGCGCACCAACGCGAGGCCTATGCCACCGCCATGCATGATGTGCTGAGTCACAGCCTCACCGTCATTGCAGTCAAAGCGCAGCTCGCGTCGCGTCTCCTCGATGCCGAAGCGGACAAGGCCTGCAAGGATAAAGCTCGCGGGGAAATTGACGACATCTACGAGCTATCCCATTCTGCGCTCAACGACATGCGATCGGCACTCGATGAGCTAGCTCCGCCATCGTTGACGGAAACGGTCGAGGAAGCGCAGGCAGTGTGCACCTCCGCGGGGATTTCCCTCGGCACGCACATCGGCAACGACATTCCGCCGGCCACCGCTTCGCTCTACGCAGCAATAGTGAAGGAAGCGACAACCAATATTCTTCGGCATTCCGGGGCGCTATCCGCATCCATCACCGCGACGCCTGCCCGACTCATTATTGCCGACGACGGACATGGTTTTGAACAGGAGAAACGTCGCGCTATCAAAGAGCTACACGACGAGGAGAATGACGCTCAACAACACGGGTTGAACAATGTGAAACAACACGGGCTGGAAGGAATGAAACGTCGCGCCCACAATATCGGCGCCTCGTTCTCGATTCGTTCAACGCCGGGTGAAGGGACGACGGTCACCGTCGAAACCGCACCGGGAAAGACCGCACGGCGAAAGACCACTCCACGAAGGGCCACGCCAAAGGAGACAAAACCGCAGGAGAGAGAGTCATGA
- a CDS encoding mycothiol transferase yields the protein MNATDIFVDFASRPIDAAKGLPNLTPAQLNAHPGGHDNSIAWLLWHAGREVDMQLSQLNGSEQIWTTQGFKERFALDNGDSLGYGHSAEEARSIVVNDQELLVSYVTETLNALIAYAKSGVDWDEVIDRDWTPEVTRGVRMVSIVDDAAQHVGQAAYIAGMPEL from the coding sequence ATGAACGCTACCGACATTTTCGTTGATTTCGCCTCACGACCCATCGACGCCGCGAAGGGCCTCCCCAACCTCACCCCGGCCCAGCTCAACGCGCACCCCGGCGGCCACGACAATTCCATCGCGTGGCTCCTCTGGCACGCTGGCCGAGAGGTCGATATGCAGTTATCGCAGCTCAACGGCTCCGAGCAGATCTGGACCACCCAAGGTTTCAAGGAGCGTTTCGCCCTCGACAACGGCGATTCGCTCGGCTACGGGCACTCGGCCGAGGAAGCGCGGTCCATCGTCGTTAATGATCAAGAGCTGCTCGTGTCCTATGTCACTGAGACTTTGAACGCGCTCATCGCGTACGCGAAGTCGGGTGTTGATTGGGATGAGGTGATCGACCGCGATTGGACGCCCGAGGTCACGCGCGGTGTGCGGATGGTTTCGATTGTCGACGACGCTGCCCAGCACGTCGGACAGGCGGCGTACATCGCGGGGATGCCGGAGCTGTAA
- a CDS encoding GNAT family N-acetyltransferase yields MSVYLTGKRLMDMTAAQVHELYKLRVDIFVHEQESPYKEIDDTDIHPGTQHLLAYETEGGVHLIGTARVFGKPDEGQHIGRVCVAKDARGHGIATQLVKKALEVCTERAAGIDPNKGALIELDAQSHLVDWYERFGFVVDGEEFEEAGRPHKHMSMRI; encoded by the coding sequence GTGAGCGTCTATCTCACCGGCAAGCGCCTCATGGACATGACCGCCGCGCAGGTCCATGAACTGTATAAACTCCGCGTCGATATTTTTGTCCACGAGCAGGAAAGCCCCTACAAAGAGATCGACGACACCGACATCCACCCCGGGACTCAGCACCTTCTGGCGTACGAGACCGAAGGTGGCGTGCACCTCATCGGAACGGCCCGAGTTTTCGGGAAGCCCGACGAGGGGCAGCACATCGGCCGCGTTTGTGTGGCTAAGGATGCGCGCGGGCACGGGATCGCGACGCAGCTGGTAAAGAAGGCCCTCGAGGTGTGCACCGAGCGGGCGGCGGGGATCGACCCCAACAAAGGCGCACTGATCGAGCTCGACGCTCAGTCCCACCTGGTCGATTGGTACGAGCGCTTCGGGTTCGTGGTCGATGGTGAGGAATTCGAGGAAGCTGGGCGGCCGCATAAGCACATGAGCATGCGGATTTAG